A region from the Coffea eugenioides isolate CCC68of chromosome 9, Ceug_1.0, whole genome shotgun sequence genome encodes:
- the LOC113781934 gene encoding protein YLS7-like, with protein MMSSSSFKEIRAMAYPRTLVSIVASAGGLAVFLLIASSLLISGPIGSTFSSYFYGVVDHTEKDDLLSSGDGSGNRDAFEAFRSNLTIRNNSDSGDAVVESQVGEMKPGDSRNMRGQEKVVNVTNNAEKVSTNVQKNNTNGANLTDSVNTDCDLYAGKWVYDSTGPLYTNSSCPVLTQMQNCQGNGRPDKEYENWRWKPAQCNLPQFDAMKFLELMSGKTLAFVGDSVARNQMESLLCILWQVEIPKNRGNKKMQRYYFRSTSTMIVRIWSSWLVHQTPEPFDFAPTGVDKLHLDLPDERFMEFVPNFDVIVLSSGHWFAKKSVYILNNEIVGGQLWWPDKSRQMKVNNVDAFGISVETILTAMLKHPNYTGLTILRSFSPDHYEGGAWNTGGSCTGKEKPAVDKDLVENGFTNIMHEKQVAGFNKAIKKQTNKSKAILMDITKAFSYRHDGHPGPYRSPDPNKITKRGPDGRPPPQDCLHWCMPGPVDTWNELVFEIIRREFVAKKSNPS; from the exons ATGATGAGTTCAAGTTCGTTTAAAGAAATTCGAGCAATGGCCTATCCAAGAACTCTTGTATCAATTGTAGCTTCAGCCGGCGGCTTAGCTGTTTTCTTGCTTATTGCTTCATCCCTTTTAATCTCAGGGCCAATTGGGTCCACTTTTAGCAGCTATTTCTATGGTGTGGTGGATCATACAGAAAAAGATGATCTTTTGTCTAGTGGAGATGGCAGTGGAAATAGAGATGCTTTTGAAGCCTTTCGTAGTAATTTAACGATAAGGAATAACTCGGATTCTGGAGATGCTGTAGTGGAAAGTCAAGTTGGTGAAATGAAGCCTGGGGATTCAAGAAATATGAGAGGTCAAGAGAAAGTTGTTAATGTTACTAATAATGCTGAAAAGGTGAGCACCAATGTGCAGAAAAACAACACTAACGGGGCTAATTTAACTGATTCAG TTAACACAGATTGTGATCTCTATGCTGGAAAATGGGTCTATGATTCAACTGGACCATTGTATACAAATAGCTCTTGCCCTGTCCTGACACAGATGCAGAATTGTCAAGGAAATGGAAGGCCTGATAAAGAGTATGAGAACTGGCGATGGAAACCTGCTCAATGCAACCTCCCTCAATTTGATGCAATGAAGTTTTTGGAATTGATGAGTGGAAAGACATTAGCTTTTGTTGGTGATTCTGTGGCTCGCAATCAAATGGAATCCCTTTTGTGTATTCTCTGGCAG GTTGAAATCCCCAAAAACCGTGGGAATAAGAAAATGCAACGTTATTATTTCAGATCAACATCCACAATGATTGTCCGAATATGGTCTTCCTGGCTTGTGCACCAAACACCTGAGCCATTTGATTTTGCTCCCACTGGTGTCGATAAGCTCCACCTTGACTTACCAGATGAACGATTTATGGAATTTGTTCCAAACTTTGATGTAATTGTTCTTTCTTCTGGGCATTGGTTTGCCAAGAAGTCTGTCTATATCTTGAACAACGAGATTGTTGGTGGACAATTGTGGTGGCCAGACAAGTCTAGACAAATGAAGGTCAACAATGTTGATGCTTTTGGAATCTCTGTTGAGACTATCCTAACTGCAATGCTTAAGCATCCAAATTATACTGGTTTAACAATCTTGCGTTCCTTTTCACCTGATCATTATGAAGGTGGAGCCTGGAATACTGGAGGCTCATGCACAGGGAAGGAAAAACCAGCTGTGGACAAAGATTTAGTAGAAAATGGCTTTACCAATATAATGCATGAGAAACAGGTGGCAGGATTTAACAAGGCAATCAAAAAGCAGACAAACAAATCAAAAGCAATATTGATGGACATTACGAAAGCCTTTAGCTACCGTCATGATGGGCATCCAGGTCCTTATCGGAGCCCTGACCCAAATAAAATCACAAAACGAGGACCAGATGGCAGGCCTCCACCACAGGATTGCTTGCATTGGTGCATGCCTGGCCCAGTTGACACATGGAATGAACTGGTATTTGAAATCATAAGAAgagaatttgtggccaaaaaaaGTAATCCTTCATGa